The DNA segment GGATGCAAATCAACAGCGCCTGCCCGTCATGTACGACCAGCCGGTGCTGGGAGACACGAATCAACCGGCGACAAATGCGCTGGCAAGCCCGGACCGGGTCCTGGCCGGGGAACTGGGCAACTTGAACGCGCTGCGGTGTCCATCGGATCAAAAAGAAATTTTTGAGCGCACGAGGTCAAGTTATGCGTGGAATTTCTTCCTGAACGGGAAGCGCGCGGACGATTTATCGGTCATGGAAATGAAATTCGACGCGCACGCGATGCCGGTCTTTTACGACAAAGAGGGATTTCACGCGGCGCGCGGTCGCGGCAAGGAAGTGAATTATCTTTACGCCGACGGACATATCAAGAACCTGCTCGCCATTGAAGGGACCATCCAAAAACCATGATCGAACTCACGCACCTGCATAAAAAATTTGGCGCGCGCACGGCGGTTGGCGACCTGACGCTGGCCGTGCCTGCGGGCGAAATTTTTGGGTTGCTGGGACACAACGGCGCCGGCAAAAGCACCACCATCGGCATGATGCTCGGACAAGTCTGGCCGACCTCGGGCGCGGCCCGGGTATGCGGATTCGATGTCGCCACGCAACGCGCCCGGGCTTTGAAAAAGGTCGGGGCGATTTTCGAGGCGCCTGCGTTTTATGATTATCTGAGCGGCTGGCGCAATCTGGAAATTCTCAGTCACTACACCGCGCCCACTTCAAAGCAACGCATCCAGGAAGTCGTGGACTGGGTGGGATTGACCGGTCGCGAGCACGGCCACGTGCGCACCTATTCACACGGCATGCGCGCGCGACTGGCGCTGGCGCAAGCCTTGTTGCCGCAACCGGAACTGCTCATCCTTGACGAGCCGGGCAGCGGTTTGGACCCCGAGGGCATCGCCGAAATGCGCCACATCATTCTGCGGCTGCATCGTGAACTGCGACTGACCATCCTGCTTTCCTCGCATCTGCTTACCGAGGTCGAACAGCTTTGCTCACGGATCGCGGTACTGCATCGCGGCGAAAAAGTTTTTGACGGCACGATTGCGGAGGTGAAGGCGACCCGCGGCCGGGTGGCGTTGCGCACCCGGGATTTCAACGCCGCAGTGGCGCTGTTGCGCAAACAGGATTTGATCCTGGACAGCGACGGCACGGAACAGCTACGCCTCAAAGACGGCGTGGCGATTGCCGATATCGCGCGGGTGCTGGTTCAAGCCGGTCACGATGTTTCCGGCCTCTGGGGGCGCGAACAAACCCTGGAGGATTTTTATCTGCAACTGGTCAAGGCGGCCCCCAATCCATCCAACTGACATGTTCCTGGCGCAACTGAAAAACGAACTTTGGAAACTCTTCGGCAAAAAGCGCACGTATATCGGCTTTGGCGCCTTTCTGCTGGCGCAACTGGCCATGCTCCTCGCGTTCAAATTCACCCGCTGGCAGGGCGACATGGAACGGTTGCTGGCGGGCAACGGCTATCTGGCGGAGGAATTCATTTCAGCGCTGACCGTCGCGGTGGTGATGATCCTGCCCCAGATCGTTCTGCTCATGCCGCTGTACGTCACGCTGGTCGGCGGCGATCTGGTCGCCAAGGAAACCGAGGACGGCACGTTGCGGATGATTCTGTCGCGTCCGATTTCACGCAGCCGTTTGCTGTTCGTCAAATGGGTGGCGGGAATCATTTTTGCCGCCGTCTTGGTGGCGGCGCTGGGCGCAACCGCGCTGGGGATGGCGCGACTGTTTTTCCCGTGGAAAGGATTGTTCGTTTTCGTTCCGGGACAAGCCTTCAACATTCTCGGCGCGTCGGAAGGCTCCATCCGTTTTCTGGTGGCGCACATTTTTCTCATCATCAACGCCGGCACCATGCTGTCCATCGCGTTCATGTTCTCCTGCTTCAACATGAAACCGGCGGCGGCCACCATCCTCGCGCTGTCCTACATGTTTGTGAACCTGGTCATGGAAGGCATTCCGTTTTTTGACCGCTATCAAAACTGGTTTATCACCCACCATTTTCGTTCCTGGTTGATGGTCTTTTCTGACCCGATACCCATCTGGAGAATCGCGCAATCCGAGTGCCTGCTGCTGGCCGCGACCGCCACGGTTTTTGTCATTGGCGCGACGGCCTTTCAGGTGCGCGACATCAAATCGTAGTCGCGCGAGCTGGCCCGCTGTTTCGTTGCGATCCGGCGGATTGCGAACGGTTGGAATCGGCTTCCGCCCTTCCAACCCCACGCCACAACATATCCCGCTATGGACTGAATTACGCCCCAAGTAATGGTATTTTTCTCCGCAAAAAACCTAAATTAACATTGTGCGCGAACGCCTAATTATTTAGAATCCCGCGTCGGTTTTCAGGAGTTGGAGTTTCTGACCGGCACCACTGTTTTTATGGCGAACGAAACCGAAGTACTTACTGAAAATTTAACCACCACCACTCCCGCGGTAAAAACCGATTATGACGCTTCCAAGCTGTCGCAATTGAAAGGCCTGGAGGCCGTCCGCAAGAAGCCCGGAATGTACATCGGCGGCACCGATGAACGCGCGCTGCATCATTGCGTGAGCGAGGTGCTGGACAACTCCGTGGACGAACATCTGGCGGGTTACTGTTCCCGCATCGAAGTCACCATTCATGTGGATGGCTCGATCTCCATCCGGGACAATGGCCGGGGCATTCCGGTGGACATCAACAAGGAATCCGGTCTGCCCGGTGTGGAACTGGTGCTGACCACGCTTCACTCCGGCGGCAAATATGGTCAGGGCGGTTACAAATTTTCCGGCGGCACGCACGGCGTCGGGGCCAAATGCGTGAACGCGGTCTCCGAATGGTTCGAGGTGGAAGTCTCGCGCGGCGGACAAATCCATCACATGGAATTTGAGCGCGGCAAAACGATCAAGAAACTGGAAGTCATCGGAAAAGCGAAAGGCACGGGCACGCTGATCAAGTTCATGCCCGATCCCGAAATCTTCCACGAGACCATCGAGTTCAAGACGAACATCATCGCGCAACGTCTGCGCGAGCTTGCGTTTCTGAATTCCGGTCTGGAAATCATCTTCACCGATGAGCGCCAGGCGAACGCCGAACCGGAACGGTTTTATTATCAGAGCGGCGTCGAGGAGTTCGTCAAGCAGTTGAACAAAAACCGGGAGGTGCTGCATCCCAAACCCATCGCGTTTCAGAAAGAAACCAAGGAAACGCTCGACAACAAGGAAATCGAAGTCCACGTCGAGGTGGTGATGCAATACAACGACAGCTACAACGACCAGGTGTTGTGTTACACGAACACCATCTACAATCCCGACGGCGGGGCGCACCTGTCCGGCTTCCGCAGCGCCTTGACCCGCGCGGTCAATCAGTACGCCAAGACCAATGAGCTGTTGAAGGACAAGGACCCGCAAATCACCGGCGACGACGTGCGCGAAGGTTTAACCGCCGTGATTTCCGTAAAACACAGCGATCCTAAATTCGAGTCGCAGACCAAGGTCAAACTGCTCTCGCCCGAGGTTGAACGCATCGTCGGCTCGGTGACCTACGAAGGGCTGATGACTTATTTCGACGCCAATCCGCCGATTGCGAAGCGCATCTTTGAAAAAGGACTCAACGCCGCCCGCGCGCGGGAAGCCGCGCGAAAAGCCCGCGAGGCGGTGCGGAAATCCGCGCTGACCGGTGGCGGCCTGCCCGGCAAACTGGCAGATTGCTCTGATCGCGATCCGGAGAACACCGAGCTATACATCGTCGAGGGCGATTCCGCGGGCGGCTCCGCGAAACAAGGCCGCGACCGGAAGTTCCAGGCCATTCTGCCGATTCGCGGGAAATTGATCAACGTGGAGAAGGCGCGGCTCGACAAGGTTCTGCACAACAACGAAATCCGGACCATGATTACGGCCATTGGCACGGGTATCGGCACCGGTGAGGAAGAGGAAAAGGAGGAAGGCAAATTCGACCTCAGCAAGTTGCGCTATCACAAAATCATCATCATGACCGATGCGGACGTGGACGGTTCGCACATCCGCACCCTGCTGCTGACGTTCTTCTACCGCCAGATGCCGCAACTGGTGAAACAAGGCTTCGTCTATATCGCCCAACCGCCGCTCTACTCGATCACCCGCAAGAAAAAAACCGATTACATCGCCGATGAAGCGCAGTTGAACCGCATCCTGCTGCAAAACGGCATCGAGGAAGTGCGGTTGAAAAATCTGTCTGACGGGCACGAATTCACGCCGACGCAGTTGGAGGAAATTCTGACCCTGCTCGAATCGCTGGACAAACACGTAACGCACATCAAGCGACTCGGCGGCGATTTTGCCGATTATGTCGAACGGCGCGGCCCGGAAGGCGCGTTGCCGCAAACCATGATCAAAATCCGCGAGGGCAACGACGAAACCGTTCACTACTTCCGCAACCTCACCGAGGTGGAGGAGTTCAAGGCCGCCAACAACGATTTGTTCGGGGGCGACACGGAAGTCGAGCGGAAGAAGGACGCGCCAACGCGCCGCGCCAAAATTTCCGATCTCCGCCTGGAGAGCAAGGCCATCGCGGATTTGCTCGGCAAACTGAACAAGAAAGGTTTGGCGGCGGATCACTACGCCGCGCAGGACAAACCGCTGTTTGAACTGGTTGAGGGCGAAGGCGACCGCGCCTCCGTCACGCCGCTATTCTGCATTCCGGAAATTCTGTCGGGCGTGAAAGCCGTCGGTAAGAAAGGCATCCAGATGTATCGCTTCAAGGGCTTGGGCGAAATGGACGCAAAGGAGCTTTTTGAAACGACGATGAATCCCGCCAAGCGCAAACTGCTGCGGATTGATCTGACGAACGCCGTGGAGGCCGAAGAAATGTTTGTCCGGCTGATGGGCGATGAGGTCGAGCCGCGCCGCCAGTTCATCGAGGACAATGCGCTGAACGTGCGGAATCTGGATGTGTGAAAAAATTCGCTTATTGACGCCATGACGCGCCACCATGACAACCGTTTATCGGTGAGAAACTATCGTGAGGCATTGGAAGGTGTAGAGACTCAGTTCGCGCTTATTCGTTTCGCTCTGAGCGCCCTTTCTCAAAATGCAATTAAGGGCTTTTTTAAGACACGCCTACACAATCAGATCGGTGCTATCAGTCAAGCCTTTGCGAAGATTAAAGTAGGCGCACAGGATGATGAGATGGCGAAGTGGAATCAGACCGAGGAGATGTTGTTAGAATACACAAAGAAGAAGCATCGGAAGGATTCCAAACCGTCTGACACGCGGTTCAAGATAGAACTGTCTGAGGATCGCTTAAACCAAAGCGAGTTGCTTCTTTTTGTAGCCCATTTTGAGTCGTTCATGAAGGAGGTTCACCGGACGTTTCTCACCGCCGCTCCAGCAAAAGTCTTTAGCAAGCGCGATACGAAGTTTATGCTTCGTGAAGCTTTTCAGGACGGGGCTGGCGGCTGTTTCAGTAAGTTTCTAAATGAGCTAATCATCAAGGAGGTGAAGTTTTTAGACTCACAGCGCGTAGAGAGACGTGCCGAATATTTTGCAGAACATTTCGGTGTTTCGTTTGG comes from the Verrucomicrobiia bacterium genome and includes:
- a CDS encoding ABC transporter ATP-binding protein, yielding MIELTHLHKKFGARTAVGDLTLAVPAGEIFGLLGHNGAGKSTTIGMMLGQVWPTSGAARVCGFDVATQRARALKKVGAIFEAPAFYDYLSGWRNLEILSHYTAPTSKQRIQEVVDWVGLTGREHGHVRTYSHGMRARLALAQALLPQPELLILDEPGSGLDPEGIAEMRHIILRLHRELRLTILLSSHLLTEVEQLCSRIAVLHRGEKVFDGTIAEVKATRGRVALRTRDFNAAVALLRKQDLILDSDGTEQLRLKDGVAIADIARVLVQAGHDVSGLWGREQTLEDFYLQLVKAAPNPSN
- the gyrB gene encoding DNA topoisomerase (ATP-hydrolyzing) subunit B is translated as MANETEVLTENLTTTTPAVKTDYDASKLSQLKGLEAVRKKPGMYIGGTDERALHHCVSEVLDNSVDEHLAGYCSRIEVTIHVDGSISIRDNGRGIPVDINKESGLPGVELVLTTLHSGGKYGQGGYKFSGGTHGVGAKCVNAVSEWFEVEVSRGGQIHHMEFERGKTIKKLEVIGKAKGTGTLIKFMPDPEIFHETIEFKTNIIAQRLRELAFLNSGLEIIFTDERQANAEPERFYYQSGVEEFVKQLNKNREVLHPKPIAFQKETKETLDNKEIEVHVEVVMQYNDSYNDQVLCYTNTIYNPDGGAHLSGFRSALTRAVNQYAKTNELLKDKDPQITGDDVREGLTAVISVKHSDPKFESQTKVKLLSPEVERIVGSVTYEGLMTYFDANPPIAKRIFEKGLNAARAREAARKAREAVRKSALTGGGLPGKLADCSDRDPENTELYIVEGDSAGGSAKQGRDRKFQAILPIRGKLINVEKARLDKVLHNNEIRTMITAIGTGIGTGEEEEKEEGKFDLSKLRYHKIIIMTDADVDGSHIRTLLLTFFYRQMPQLVKQGFVYIAQPPLYSITRKKKTDYIADEAQLNRILLQNGIEEVRLKNLSDGHEFTPTQLEEILTLLESLDKHVTHIKRLGGDFADYVERRGPEGALPQTMIKIREGNDETVHYFRNLTEVEEFKAANNDLFGGDTEVERKKDAPTRRAKISDLRLESKAIADLLGKLNKKGLAADHYAAQDKPLFELVEGEGDRASVTPLFCIPEILSGVKAVGKKGIQMYRFKGLGEMDAKELFETTMNPAKRKLLRIDLTNAVEAEEMFVRLMGDEVEPRRQFIEDNALNVRNLDV
- a CDS encoding ABC transporter permease, whose translation is MFLAQLKNELWKLFGKKRTYIGFGAFLLAQLAMLLAFKFTRWQGDMERLLAGNGYLAEEFISALTVAVVMILPQIVLLMPLYVTLVGGDLVAKETEDGTLRMILSRPISRSRLLFVKWVAGIIFAAVLVAALGATALGMARLFFPWKGLFVFVPGQAFNILGASEGSIRFLVAHIFLIINAGTMLSIAFMFSCFNMKPAAATILALSYMFVNLVMEGIPFFDRYQNWFITHHFRSWLMVFSDPIPIWRIAQSECLLLAATATVFVIGATAFQVRDIKS